The Pseudomonas sp. KU26590 genomic sequence GCAAACCATCACCGTGCTGCAAAGCCGGGCGTGGAAGACATTGTTGAAGTTGTAAGACGCTGTCAGTAGGACCGGCTGACGCTGTTTTGGTAGGACCGGCTTTAGCCGGGAAGAGGCCGGTTTGTACACTCTTATCTTTGTGGTGTACCCACTTACGCCTTCCCGGCTAAAGCCGGTCCCACGAACGGCACGCGGTGTGTTAGTAGGACCGGCTTTAGCCGGGAAGAGGCCAGTGGCAGCACCTTAAGTTTTGTGGTGTGCCTACCGACGCCTTCCCGGCTATAGCCAGTCCTACGAAAGGCAAGCGGTGTGTTAGTAGGACCGGCTTTAGCCGGGAAAGGCGACACCTACCTCATAATCGGCAAGCTCGTCGTTGATTTGATCTCCGACAACGCAACGGTCGAATTCACTTCCTGAATCCCCGGCACCAGCGAAAGCTTTTCGAAGAAGAATCGCTCGTACGCTTCGATGTCCGGCGTGACGATGCGCAGCAAAAAGTCCACCGACCCCATTAGCACATAACACTCCAGCACTTCGGGAAAGCCACGGATCGCCTCGGTGAATTCAGTGAAGTTGGACCGACCGTGGGCGTTGAGTTTTACCTCCGCAAAAATCTGCGTATTCAGGCCAATCTTCTTGCGATCCAGCAATGTCACCTGCCGTC encodes the following:
- a CDS encoding Lrp/AsnC family transcriptional regulator is translated as MQIELDAYDRKILALLQEDASLSSAQIAEQVGLSQSPCWRRIQRLKDEGVIRRQVTLLDRKKIGLNTQIFAEVKLNAHGRSNFTEFTEAIRGFPEVLECYVLMGSVDFLLRIVTPDIEAYERFFFEKLSLVPGIQEVNSTVALSEIKSTTSLPIMR